A window of Costertonia aggregata contains these coding sequences:
- a CDS encoding nucleotidyltransferase family protein, whose amino-acid sequence MSAFKNDIPALILAAGASTRMGQPKQLLPWGNSSLLQHAIKVVKASKCNNIYLVLGANSSLIEDTITDPDVTIINNETWKLGLGNSIAVGIRKINALESPNGILIMLADQPFIDQAHLDRLIHTFQHGKKNIIATLYHQKNGVPALFHSTYFSELVQLNDDFGAKGIINTYKNDVVSIASQNNSIDIDTLDEYKYLINKMK is encoded by the coding sequence ATGAGTGCCTTTAAAAATGATATTCCTGCCTTAATTTTAGCGGCCGGGGCTTCAACCCGAATGGGACAGCCCAAACAACTGCTGCCTTGGGGAAATAGCTCGTTGTTGCAGCACGCCATCAAAGTAGTGAAAGCATCGAAATGCAATAATATTTATTTGGTTTTGGGAGCAAATAGTTCTTTGATAGAAGACACTATTACCGATCCGGATGTCACGATCATAAACAATGAAACCTGGAAATTGGGTTTGGGCAATTCTATTGCTGTTGGAATACGAAAAATAAATGCCTTGGAATCTCCGAACGGTATCCTCATCATGTTGGCCGATCAACCGTTTATTGACCAAGCCCATCTAGATAGATTAATACATACTTTTCAGCATGGGAAAAAGAATATCATTGCTACTTTATACCATCAAAAAAATGGGGTGCCCGCGCTTTTTCACTCTACTTATTTTAGTGAGTTGGTACAACTGAACGATGACTTTGGCGCCAAGGGTATCATCAATACATACAAAAACGATGTTGTATCCATCGCTTCCCAAAATAATAGCATTGACATTGATACTTTGGATGAGTACAAATACTTAATCAATAAAATGAAATAA
- a CDS encoding amidohydrolase family protein, with the protein MKIKLILHVFFLLFITVFTVRSQDMGFEEYNPKSTLVVPKSEVKRAKFPFIDVHSHQRSMSPESLSALVTDMDLLNEAIMVNLSGGSGRRLNEKIKNIQANYPNRFVVFANVDFDGVGQEGWTEKAVAQLENDVKNGAKGLKIFKSLGLRYTDIKGNRLSIDDERIDPIWAKCGELGIPVLIHAADPKSFWDDMDADNERWLELKTHPRRKRSATDPVPWQQIINEQHRMFKMHPNTTFINAHMGWYANNLKKLGALLDDIPNMNVGIAAVIAELGRQPKSARQFFIQYQDRILFGKDSWRPNEFPTYFRVLETGDEYFPYYKKYHAFWAMYGLDLPDDVLKKVYYKNALRIIPGLDKTLFPD; encoded by the coding sequence ATGAAAATCAAATTAATATTACATGTATTCTTTTTATTGTTCATTACGGTTTTCACCGTTAGGTCCCAGGACATGGGTTTTGAGGAATACAATCCAAAATCTACTTTGGTAGTTCCAAAGAGTGAAGTAAAAAGAGCAAAATTTCCCTTTATAGACGTGCACAGCCACCAACGTAGCATGTCCCCTGAAAGTCTTTCGGCATTGGTTACCGATATGGACCTGTTGAACGAGGCCATTATGGTGAATCTGAGTGGTGGTTCGGGAAGAAGACTCAATGAAAAAATTAAAAATATACAGGCGAATTATCCCAATAGATTCGTGGTTTTCGCCAATGTTGACTTTGATGGTGTTGGACAGGAAGGGTGGACCGAAAAAGCTGTAGCGCAATTGGAAAACGATGTAAAGAACGGAGCAAAGGGATTAAAAATATTCAAGAGTTTAGGATTACGTTATACGGATATCAAAGGCAATCGATTGTCAATTGATGACGAACGGATTGACCCTATATGGGCCAAATGCGGGGAGCTGGGCATACCTGTCTTAATTCATGCTGCCGACCCTAAATCGTTTTGGGACGACATGGATGCCGATAATGAGCGTTGGTTAGAACTAAAAACCCATCCAAGGCGTAAACGCTCGGCAACAGATCCGGTACCATGGCAGCAGATAATCAATGAACAGCACCGCATGTTCAAAATGCACCCGAATACCACTTTCATAAACGCGCATATGGGGTGGTATGCCAACAACCTGAAAAAACTTGGAGCGTTATTGGACGATATACCCAATATGAATGTTGGTATTGCCGCGGTAATCGCAGAATTGGGAAGGCAGCCAAAAAGCGCTAGACAGTTTTTCATACAGTACCAGGACCGTATACTTTTTGGAAAAGATAGTTGGCGACCCAATGAGTTTCCCACTTATTTTCGAGTTTTGGAAACAGGTGATGAGTATTTTCCGTATTACAAAAAATACCATGCTTTTTGGGCCATGTACGGGCTGGATCTACCTGATGATGTACTAAAAAAAGTATATTATAAAAATGCCCTGCGAATTATACCAGGTCTGGACAAAACACTTTTCCCCGACTGA
- a CDS encoding M4 family metallopeptidase codes for MCNKHHCFIVPPHILEALAKKGNDNCKKTLNDTRRILEKRNTTLNNLLVREQETGNGDRFIYDSENQYQQRVSLLRKEGQDEAVDPVANEAYDTSGFVRDYFKDTFDLNSIDGEGLDIISNIHYGMAYNNAFWDGDEMTYGDGDGKEFKNFASAIDVVAHELMHGVTQFFANLEYQSQSGSLNEHFSDVFGTIIKQKYLKQDISEADWLIGDTVVTEDFPGIAIRSMKAPGTANDFDTQPDHMDNLYTGSANNQGVHINSGIPNKAFYLSCIEIGLDACGLIWFETLKALWRTANFNDMLEITLEVAQKLANEKKIPEKAPEIIAQSFSSVGLAPIVV; via the coding sequence ATGTGCAACAAACATCATTGTTTTATAGTTCCGCCCCATATTTTGGAGGCTTTGGCCAAAAAGGGAAATGATAACTGTAAAAAAACGCTGAACGATACCCGTAGAATTTTAGAGAAACGAAACACAACCCTTAATAATTTATTGGTACGGGAACAGGAAACAGGAAATGGAGACCGATTTATCTACGATTCGGAAAACCAATACCAACAAAGAGTTTCCCTCTTACGAAAAGAGGGGCAGGATGAAGCTGTAGACCCGGTAGCCAATGAAGCTTACGATACGTCAGGTTTTGTAAGGGATTATTTTAAGGACACTTTTGATTTAAATTCCATAGACGGCGAGGGTTTGGATATTATTTCCAACATCCATTATGGGATGGCGTATAACAACGCTTTTTGGGACGGCGATGAGATGACCTATGGCGATGGCGACGGTAAGGAGTTCAAGAACTTTGCCAGTGCGATAGATGTAGTGGCACACGAGTTGATGCATGGGGTCACCCAATTTTTCGCCAATTTGGAATATCAAAGCCAATCCGGATCCCTGAATGAACACTTTTCAGATGTGTTCGGTACCATTATAAAACAGAAATACTTAAAGCAGGACATTTCGGAAGCGGACTGGCTTATTGGCGATACCGTAGTTACCGAAGATTTCCCCGGTATAGCGATTCGGTCTATGAAAGCACCGGGAACCGCCAATGATTTTGATACCCAACCGGACCATATGGACAACCTATATACGGGTTCTGCCAATAATCAAGGAGTTCATATCAATTCCGGTATCCCGAACAAGGCCTTTTATTTGAGCTGTATAGAAATTGGGCTTGACGCTTGCGGGCTTATTTGGTTTGAGACTCTCAAAGCGCTATGGCGCACTGCAAATTTCAACGATATGCTTGAAATTACCCTTGAAGTGGCCCAAAAACTGGCCAATGAGAAAAAAATACCCGAAAAAGCTCCGGAAATCATAGCCCAAAGTTTTTCAAGTGTAGGTCTTGCCCCAATAGTTGTATAA
- a CDS encoding protealysin inhibitor emfourin, whose amino-acid sequence MNYTIQIEGGFTGIPQFYEGELELTENERSQLLDIFKKEKNDQSDASMLRDGLQYHIKFIEGDMDMEYRFSEKNLPDNLRILIDKIRLKNDR is encoded by the coding sequence ATGAACTATACGATTCAAATTGAAGGCGGATTCACAGGTATCCCACAATTTTATGAAGGGGAACTTGAGCTAACGGAAAATGAAAGAAGCCAATTGCTGGACATTTTTAAAAAAGAAAAAAATGACCAGAGTGATGCATCCATGCTGCGTGACGGATTACAATATCACATTAAATTTATAGAAGGGGATATGGATATGGAATATAGGTTTTCGGAGAAAAATCTACCCGATAACCTAAGAATCCTTATCGATAAAATTCGACTAAAAAATGATCGATAA
- a CDS encoding RNA polymerase sigma factor produces MGKEKENEFTQTIKQHQGIIFKITTVYTTNRHDQQDLYQDIVYNLWKSFDSFRNESKISTWMYRVAMNTALTQVNKRKRTGYAVSIEKVVVQATENFDFEFEERLKLMYAQIHELNILEKGIMLLLLEGKKYEEIAEITGLSPSNVGTKISRIKQKLKQKLTKA; encoded by the coding sequence ATGGGTAAGGAAAAGGAAAATGAATTTACTCAAACCATAAAACAGCACCAAGGTATCATATTCAAGATAACCACTGTGTACACTACTAATAGGCATGATCAGCAGGATTTATATCAGGACATTGTTTATAATTTATGGAAATCGTTCGATAGCTTTCGTAACGAATCCAAAATAAGCACTTGGATGTATCGTGTGGCCATGAACACCGCACTGACGCAAGTCAATAAAAGAAAACGAACCGGATACGCCGTTTCCATAGAGAAAGTTGTGGTACAAGCGACCGAAAATTTTGATTTTGAGTTTGAAGAACGCTTAAAACTGATGTATGCCCAAATTCACGAGTTGAATATTTTGGAAAAAGGTATCATGCTTTTATTGCTAGAGGGTAAAAAATATGAGGAAATAGCAGAAATAACGGGGTTAAGCCCAAGCAATGTGGGGACCAAGATTTCTCGTATTAAACAAAAATTGAAACAAAAATTAACTAAAGCTTAA
- a CDS encoding AbgT family transporter codes for MDLEQLQLAWSQMSEQLENQKKLTDKIILQMTQDKYKNKFRTVSFFEYTGAVICFFAAIYILINFGKLQGRLEIGCGIFTLVFLIVLPLLVLNSLRRVKYLDITTSTYKKTLLDFTAKKKRLLRFQQIGIYASFLLLFAILPVVSRISSNRDFFSIPREAPFYVGLGLTMIVLFFYARWGYACYKKITQSAEDILKELD; via the coding sequence ATGGACTTGGAACAATTGCAATTGGCTTGGTCTCAAATGAGCGAGCAATTGGAAAATCAGAAAAAACTAACCGACAAAATTATTTTACAAATGACACAGGACAAATATAAAAACAAGTTCAGAACAGTATCGTTTTTTGAATATACGGGAGCGGTGATTTGCTTTTTTGCAGCTATTTACATTCTCATAAACTTTGGCAAATTACAAGGTCGACTTGAAATAGGTTGCGGTATTTTTACGCTTGTTTTCTTGATTGTACTACCTCTTTTGGTTTTAAATTCGCTCAGAAGGGTAAAATATTTGGATATTACAACCAGTACCTACAAAAAGACTTTATTGGATTTTACAGCAAAAAAGAAACGGTTGTTACGATTTCAACAAATTGGAATCTATGCAAGCTTCTTGCTGTTGTTCGCCATATTGCCGGTCGTGTCGAGGATTTCATCTAACAGGGACTTTTTTTCGATTCCTAGGGAAGCTCCTTTTTATGTGGGACTAGGTCTTACCATGATCGTATTGTTTTTTTATGCGAGATGGGGTTACGCATGCTATAAAAAAATAACCCAGTCTGCTGAAGATATTTTAAAAGAGCTCGATTAA
- a CDS encoding cold-shock protein, translated as MGRSQQTFSKTEKEKKRLKKREEKAKKKEARKAEAKENGGGIPMAYVDFNGNLVDTPPDPTMKVEIEAEDIVLGIPKKEEGEEEEFDPVRKGKVSFFDSSKGFGFIIDSENSEKYFVHVSGLIDEIFENDKVSFELEKGQRGMNAVRVKKV; from the coding sequence ATGGGAAGATCACAACAGACCTTTAGTAAAACGGAAAAAGAAAAGAAGAGATTAAAAAAGCGCGAAGAAAAAGCCAAGAAAAAGGAAGCGCGCAAAGCCGAAGCCAAAGAAAATGGCGGCGGTATTCCTATGGCATATGTAGACTTTAACGGTAATTTGGTCGATACGCCGCCGGACCCAACGATGAAGGTCGAGATCGAGGCCGAGGATATCGTATTGGGTATTCCCAAAAAAGAGGAGGGCGAAGAGGAAGAGTTCGATCCGGTACGCAAAGGAAAAGTATCTTTCTTTGATTCCTCCAAAGGATTTGGTTTTATTATCGATTCTGAAAATTCCGAAAAATATTTTGTTCATGTCAGCGGTCTTATTGATGAAATATTCGAAAACGACAAAGTCTCCTTTGAGCTCGAAAAAGGGCAAAGGGGCATGAACGCTGTTCGGGTCAAAAAAGTGTAG
- a CDS encoding pseudouridine synthase, which yields MCQFSSNDIKQAKRKRFLSSLGEFPEGIMPVGRLDEKSEGLLLLTTDGKLCDTINRSGVEKEYYAQLDGEITVAALVNLMQGVTIGVQGKKYVAKPRFIAKIKAPTTLPDACSALRIGRHRPTSWITLVLTEGKYRHVRKMTAAIGYPTLRLVRVRIGEITLDGLTEGKCISMGSLL from the coding sequence TTGTGTCAATTTTCATCCAATGACATAAAACAGGCCAAAAGGAAACGTTTTCTGTCAAGTCTAGGGGAGTTTCCAGAAGGTATTATGCCCGTAGGCCGACTGGATGAAAAATCCGAGGGTTTATTATTATTGACTACCGATGGAAAATTATGTGATACGATAAACCGTTCAGGAGTCGAAAAGGAATATTATGCCCAGTTGGACGGGGAGATAACCGTAGCTGCATTGGTAAATTTAATGCAAGGGGTTACGATAGGTGTACAGGGCAAAAAATATGTTGCCAAACCACGTTTTATAGCGAAAATCAAAGCTCCCACTACCCTACCCGATGCATGTTCGGCATTGCGTATCGGTAGACATAGGCCTACTTCGTGGATAACGCTAGTATTGACCGAAGGAAAATACAGGCACGTGCGAAAAATGACGGCAGCTATTGGCTATCCCACGCTTAGATTGGTTAGGGTACGTATCGGAGAAATCACATTGGATGGGTTGACCGAGGGAAAATGTATTTCAATGGGCAGTTTGTTGTAG
- a CDS encoding DoxX family protein translates to MNYLVIALQLIVGISILNVWLVQNKKPTQWRGGDAKTIQEEFKVYGLPAWSCYVVGFLKVVLAIGLITAIWVPMLLGPSALGLAILLSGSVLMHIKINDPIKKSFPALLFLLLCAYLIYHSYGF, encoded by the coding sequence ATGAACTATTTAGTTATTGCACTTCAACTCATTGTTGGTATCAGTATTTTGAACGTTTGGCTGGTTCAAAACAAAAAACCCACCCAATGGCGTGGTGGTGATGCCAAAACCATACAAGAAGAATTTAAAGTTTACGGTTTGCCGGCTTGGAGCTGTTATGTAGTAGGTTTTTTGAAAGTTGTTTTGGCCATAGGCCTGATTACCGCCATATGGGTGCCCATGTTGCTGGGCCCATCTGCCCTTGGGCTTGCCATTTTATTGTCCGGTTCGGTGCTAATGCACATCAAAATAAACGACCCTATTAAAAAGTCGTTTCCCGCCTTGTTGTTTTTACTGTTGTGTGCTTATCTGATATACCACAGCTACGGTTTCTAG
- a CDS encoding DoxX family protein yields MTVALLFSAVSFIFFGLGCFMSPRMRTEFVRYGLNSFRKTVGALQLVGASGLLLGYFFSSVIAFVSATGLTILMTLGFAVRIKIKDSVWQSFPALFYAILNFYLAEALFDLI; encoded by the coding sequence ATGACAGTAGCTTTACTTTTTTCTGCAGTTTCGTTTATTTTTTTTGGTCTAGGCTGTTTTATGTCACCAAGGATGAGGACAGAATTCGTGAGATATGGACTCAATTCGTTCAGAAAAACAGTGGGTGCCTTACAATTGGTCGGCGCTTCGGGACTATTGTTGGGGTATTTTTTTTCATCGGTTATTGCTTTTGTGTCGGCTACAGGCCTAACAATATTGATGACTTTGGGCTTTGCCGTGCGAATAAAAATAAAGGATAGTGTGTGGCAATCGTTTCCTGCCTTATTTTATGCTATACTCAATTTTTATTTGGCAGAAGCACTGTTTGATTTGATCTAG
- a CDS encoding FAD-dependent oxidoreductase has translation MKKSDIKIHIVGAGVSGLIAAQILEKKGYTPTILEKTDWVGGRVKTDIVNGYQLDHGFQVLLDAYPMAQKYLDYASLDLQEFLPGAVVYKNGKPRIIGDALRDISLLWPTLFSGIGTFSDKLKVFKLNTALKKKSIASIFDTKATTTLALLKSRGFSETFITDFFKPFFSGIFLEPDLATSSRMFEFVYKMFGEGLAVLPKSGIAAIPEQLKEKLSSTRIQFNTNVDTVLEGEIHLENGSTIKSDYTLLSTPDIALSQNKGKTPVKWKSCDTLYFTVPKRSVQKPLIGLIAKNDALVNNIFFHTSLEMGTKGKEELLSVTVVKSHTLSSEKLIDTVQRELRDECKIANTKFLKQYRIPRALPDLNNIAYTLSAEEAQIGPKLFAIGDYMLNGSLNAAMHSAEVATHALTTKIENDM, from the coding sequence ATGAAAAAGTCTGATATTAAAATCCATATTGTTGGTGCCGGGGTAAGTGGTCTTATTGCCGCACAAATTTTAGAAAAAAAAGGATATACACCCACGATTCTCGAAAAAACCGATTGGGTAGGAGGTCGTGTCAAAACTGATATTGTCAACGGCTACCAACTGGACCATGGCTTTCAAGTGTTGTTGGATGCCTATCCCATGGCCCAAAAATATCTGGATTATGCTTCATTGGATCTACAAGAGTTTCTCCCGGGCGCAGTGGTTTACAAAAATGGCAAACCCCGTATTATCGGCGATGCGTTACGTGATATATCGCTTTTATGGCCTACTTTGTTTTCAGGCATAGGCACTTTTTCTGATAAGCTCAAGGTTTTTAAATTAAATACGGCCCTCAAAAAGAAGTCAATTGCGAGTATATTCGACACCAAAGCCACAACAACATTGGCGTTGCTAAAATCCAGGGGGTTTTCCGAAACTTTCATAACTGATTTTTTCAAACCTTTTTTTAGCGGTATTTTCTTGGAACCGGATTTGGCTACATCTAGCCGAATGTTTGAATTTGTATACAAAATGTTCGGAGAAGGCTTGGCGGTATTGCCGAAATCGGGTATTGCCGCGATTCCAGAACAATTAAAAGAAAAATTGTCATCTACCCGCATACAGTTTAATACCAACGTTGACACCGTGCTAGAGGGCGAAATTCATTTAGAAAACGGTTCTACCATAAAAAGTGATTACACATTACTTTCCACGCCTGATATTGCTTTAAGCCAAAATAAAGGTAAAACCCCCGTAAAATGGAAAAGTTGTGATACGCTGTATTTTACAGTTCCTAAAAGAAGTGTTCAAAAACCATTGATAGGCCTGATTGCAAAAAACGATGCGCTTGTAAATAATATCTTTTTTCATACAAGTCTGGAAATGGGCACCAAAGGCAAAGAGGAGTTACTATCGGTCACGGTCGTAAAATCACATACTTTATCATCGGAAAAACTAATCGATACCGTACAAAGAGAACTCCGGGATGAATGTAAAATTGCGAATACCAAATTTTTAAAGCAATACCGCATACCCCGAGCATTACCCGATTTAAATAACATAGCCTACACGCTCTCGGCCGAAGAAGCTCAAATTGGCCCCAAACTATTTGCTATTGGCGATTATATGCTGAACGGTTCGCTAAATGCGGCCATGCATAGTGCTGAAGTTGCCACCCACGCATTAACGACCAAGATTGAAAATGACATGTAA
- a CDS encoding DUF4251 domain-containing protein, with translation METIQNKILKCSLIVLLFIVAGCASKSKVKYSQEQLSQVNEMVSNKKFEINSQRALPLTTNALQSVINAGILLPDSNAGSINLLGNTNHLRMYGDSISIYLPYFGERQLAAAYNNNEIGIQVDSVLEDADIDFNEDRNRYEITFSAEQDMESLNFRLIIFPNLNSTIYVNSSHRNPITYQGKVTPVSE, from the coding sequence ATGGAAACGATACAGAATAAAATATTAAAATGTTCGCTGATTGTGTTATTATTTATTGTTGCGGGTTGTGCTAGCAAGTCGAAGGTAAAGTACAGTCAAGAGCAATTGAGCCAAGTGAACGAGATGGTATCCAACAAAAAGTTCGAGATTAATTCCCAACGGGCGTTACCCTTGACAACCAATGCACTGCAAAGTGTCATTAATGCGGGTATCTTACTGCCTGACAGTAATGCCGGCAGCATAAACCTTCTGGGCAATACCAATCACTTACGAATGTATGGCGATAGCATAAGTATTTATTTGCCCTATTTTGGCGAGCGTCAGTTGGCTGCCGCATACAACAATAACGAAATCGGTATACAGGTAGATTCGGTATTGGAGGATGCCGATATCGATTTTAATGAAGATAGGAACAGGTATGAAATTACCTTTAGCGCGGAACAGGATATGGAATCGTTGAATTTTAGATTGATAATCTTTCCAAATTTAAATAGTACAATATACGTGAACAGTTCCCATCGCAACCCTATCACATACCAAGGTAAAGTAACGCCTGTCTCAGAATGA
- a CDS encoding PQQ-dependent sugar dehydrogenase, translated as MKGISVATILLLAISIGFFSCKDVKKQKEESPKIEYDEPVSVLPINTLKLPEGFKIEVYADSIDGARSMAMSDNGTLFVGTRNDKTIYAIQDRDGDYRADRTILLDTTMEVPNGIAYKDGDLYVAEVDRLLKYPNIESHLDSLPKPEVIYEDYPDKFHHGWKYIAFGPDGKLYVPVGAPCNICDSTSVDERFATITRMDPDGSNREIYAKGVRNTVGFTWHPDTKEMWFTDNGRDMLGDDIPPCELNRIAEAGQHFGYPYCHGGIIKDPEFGDQKPCSDFVAPVQALGAHVAPLGIKFYEGDMFPKSYKGHAFIAEHGSWNRTKKVGYRISLVKLDGNEAVGYETFLEGWLDDASQEQFGRPVDILFLDDGSMLISDDYGDAIYRVTYSEQIASTN; from the coding sequence ATGAAGGGAATTTCGGTAGCAACTATTTTGCTTTTAGCGATATCAATTGGTTTTTTCTCTTGTAAGGACGTAAAAAAACAAAAAGAGGAAAGCCCTAAAATTGAATACGATGAGCCGGTATCAGTTCTTCCAATCAATACATTAAAACTTCCCGAAGGATTTAAAATAGAAGTCTATGCCGATAGTATTGACGGAGCACGATCCATGGCAATGAGTGATAATGGTACCTTATTCGTGGGAACACGAAACGATAAGACCATTTATGCCATACAAGACAGGGATGGCGATTACAGGGCCGACCGTACCATATTATTGGACACCACCATGGAAGTGCCAAATGGTATCGCCTACAAAGACGGGGACCTTTATGTCGCAGAAGTCGATCGTTTGCTTAAATACCCGAACATTGAGTCGCATTTGGACTCGCTTCCAAAACCGGAAGTCATTTATGAGGATTATCCGGATAAATTTCACCATGGTTGGAAGTATATCGCATTTGGCCCGGACGGTAAACTATACGTTCCCGTTGGTGCACCTTGCAATATTTGCGATTCCACATCGGTTGATGAACGTTTTGCCACCATAACGAGAATGGACCCGGATGGCAGCAATCGGGAGATATATGCCAAGGGTGTTCGTAATACCGTAGGTTTTACCTGGCATCCCGACACTAAGGAAATGTGGTTTACCGATAATGGGCGAGATATGTTAGGTGATGATATTCCGCCTTGCGAGCTCAATCGTATCGCTGAAGCCGGACAACATTTTGGATACCCATATTGCCATGGCGGTATAATCAAAGACCCTGAGTTTGGCGATCAAAAACCATGTTCCGATTTTGTTGCTCCCGTTCAGGCGCTAGGTGCACACGTTGCACCTTTGGGAATCAAGTTTTACGAAGGCGATATGTTTCCCAAGAGTTACAAAGGACATGCGTTTATTGCAGAGCATGGCTCTTGGAACCGAACAAAAAAAGTAGGATATCGAATATCATTGGTAAAATTGGACGGCAACGAAGCAGTCGGCTATGAAACCTTTTTAGAAGGTTGGTTGGACGATGCATCCCAAGAACAGTTTGGTCGTCCTGTAGATATCCTGTTTTTAGATGATGGCTCTATGCTAATTTCAGACGATTATGGCGATGCCATTTACAGGGTTACTTATTCTGAACAAATCGCTAGCACAAACTAG
- a CDS encoding sugar phosphate isomerase/epimerase family protein: protein MIQKTFRTIVFAICIASTFNATSQNNFGGLALYTVRDDMATNAKATLKEVADAGYKNIEAAGYANGMYYGLSPKEFKAYLKSIQLRPISTHQSDIALDNAETMFADAKAAGFKYFVVPIPPMGLFTYDTATQTMGMTGGTANLSEILNELGEKAHKAGLKLLYHNHDFEFKKDGDGIVPIDYLLEHCNPKYVNFQMDLFWVTKAGADPIAYFKRYPKRFKAWHVKDMDDEGKFAPVGTGNINFTKILEYKKMSGMKYYFVEQDQTFGQKPLDVIKISHKGLKEIGFK, encoded by the coding sequence ATGATACAAAAAACCTTTAGAACAATAGTATTCGCAATTTGTATCGCCAGTACTTTTAACGCGACTTCACAAAACAATTTTGGTGGATTGGCCCTTTACACCGTAAGGGATGATATGGCCACCAATGCAAAAGCTACCTTAAAGGAGGTCGCCGATGCAGGTTATAAAAATATCGAGGCTGCCGGTTATGCAAATGGCATGTATTACGGTTTGTCGCCCAAAGAGTTCAAGGCCTATCTGAAAAGCATACAGTTAAGACCCATAAGTACACATCAATCCGATATAGCCTTGGACAATGCCGAAACCATGTTCGCAGATGCCAAAGCTGCAGGATTCAAATATTTTGTGGTACCCATTCCGCCCATGGGGCTTTTTACGTATGATACCGCTACGCAAACCATGGGTATGACGGGTGGAACTGCTAATCTCTCCGAAATCTTGAATGAATTAGGGGAAAAAGCCCATAAAGCCGGACTCAAACTGTTGTACCATAACCATGATTTTGAGTTTAAAAAAGATGGCGACGGTATTGTTCCCATTGATTATCTACTGGAACACTGCAATCCCAAATATGTAAACTTTCAAATGGATTTATTTTGGGTCACCAAAGCAGGGGCAGACCCCATTGCATATTTCAAAAGGTACCCCAAGCGTTTTAAGGCTTGGCATGTCAAGGATATGGACGATGAAGGTAAATTTGCACCTGTAGGCACTGGAAACATCAATTTTACCAAGATTCTTGAGTATAAGAAAATGTCCGGAATGAAATACTATTTTGTGGAACAAGATCAAACTTTTGGCCAAAAACCGCTTGACGTCATCAAAATAAGTCACAAGGGGCTAAAAGAAATTGGATTCAAGTAA
- a CDS encoding class I SAM-dependent methyltransferase has translation MRNRENSPKRVKKPWPTKEAMEQVYEMNLWGSGSSTFYSGKGSHDPTIVNPYINVLASFFTSFKNKLTVCDLGCGDFNVGKDLVQYTNTYIAIDIVPGLIEHNKEKFEMDNLEFFCLDMAVDDLPSGDCAILRLVLQHLSNTEVQKILNKLTGFKYVIITEHIPEGSFTPNTDIISGQGTRLKKQSGLDVLAPPFKFKVKEENQLLSVALNDYDGVITTTLYTLF, from the coding sequence ATGAGAAATAGGGAGAACAGCCCAAAAAGAGTAAAGAAACCATGGCCGACCAAAGAAGCTATGGAGCAAGTATATGAAATGAATCTTTGGGGGAGCGGTTCATCCACATTTTATTCGGGTAAAGGTTCTCACGACCCTACAATAGTGAATCCGTACATAAATGTATTGGCATCCTTCTTTACGTCTTTCAAGAATAAGCTCACGGTCTGTGATTTGGGCTGTGGTGATTTTAACGTGGGAAAAGATTTGGTACAGTATACGAATACGTACATAGCCATTGATATCGTACCTGGCCTTATCGAACATAACAAAGAAAAGTTTGAAATGGACAACTTGGAATTTTTCTGTTTGGATATGGCAGTAGACGATCTGCCATCTGGGGATTGCGCGATTTTAAGACTCGTATTACAGCATTTATCAAATACCGAAGTACAAAAAATCTTGAATAAATTAACTGGCTTTAAATATGTTATCATAACGGAACATATACCCGAAGGAAGTTTCACACCCAATACCGATATTATTTCGGGACAAGGAACCAGACTAAAAAAACAAAGTGGATTAGATGTATTGGCACCGCCTTTTAAATTCAAGGTAAAAGAAGAAAACCAATTATTGTCCGTTGCTCTAAATGATTATGATGGTGTTATAACAACTACACTTTATACTCTTTTTTGA